The genomic segment ACGATCTTTAGTGTTCGATGTCCTGAAAAATCGCCTTTTTCAAGGCCACCGAACGTCGAAGTTTCCGAAAGGGTCCGTGGAACTTCCGGAACGTTTCCGCGGGCTCCCCGTGATGGACGAATCGAAATGTCCCGACGGATGTCACGCCTGCGCCGAGGCTTGTCCAACGCGAGCGATTCTTACGGACCCTCTTCGGATCGATCTGGGCGCCTGCCTCTTTTGCCCTCTTTGCGAGGAAGCCTGTCCGGAGGGGGCCATACATTTCACGCAAGATCATCGCTTGGCAGTTTCCAAACGCGAGGATCTTCATATGGGGGCGGACGATTCCCTAAAACTGGCCTCCGCCTTGGATAAAAAAATGAAAAAGTTATTCGGACGGTCGCTGAAGCTGCGCCAAGTTTCCGCGGGGGGATGCAATGGCTGTGAATCGGAACTCGTTGCCCTGGGAAACGTTGTTTTCGACCT from the Bdellovibrionota bacterium genome contains:
- a CDS encoding hydrogenase, whose amino-acid sequence is MFDVLKNRLFQGHRTSKFPKGSVELPERFRGLPVMDESKCPDGCHACAEACPTRAILTDPLRIDLGACLFCPLCEEACPEGAIHFTQDHRLAVSKREDLHMGADDSLKLASALDKKMKKLFGRSLKLRQVSAGGCNGCESELVALGNVVFDLQRFGMQFVASPRHADGLVITGPVTVNMRRALIETYAATPDPKIVIAIGACALSGGPFAGAEACLGIPPEISVDLYVPGCPPHPYTILDGLLRLLGKLDEPPKDRDRHS